The Triticum aestivum cultivar Chinese Spring chromosome 3A, IWGSC CS RefSeq v2.1, whole genome shotgun sequence genome includes a region encoding these proteins:
- the LOC123063516 gene encoding NADH-ubiquinone oxidoreductase chain 2-like produces the protein MWAPDIYEGSPTPVTAFLSIAPKISISANMSRVSIVASYGGTLQQIFFFCSIASMILGALAAMAQTKVKRPLAHSSIGHVGYIRTGFSCGTIEGIQSLLIGIFIYASMTIDAFAIVPALRQTRVKYIADLGALAKTNPISAMTFSITMFSYAGIPPLAGFCSKFYLFFAALGCGAYFLAPVGVVTSVIGRWAAGRLP, from the coding sequence ATGTGGGCACCTGATATCTATGAGGGTTCACCCACCCCGGTGACAGCATTCCTTTCTATTGCGCCTAAAATCTCTATTTCTGCAAATATGTCACgtgtttctattgttgcttccTATGGGGGTACATTACAACAAATCTTCTTTTTCTGCAGCATTGCTTCTATGATCTTAGGAGCACTGGCCGCCATGGCCCAAACGAAAGTCAAAAGACCTCTAGCTCATAGTTCGATTGGACATGTAGGTTATATTCGTACTGGTTTCTCATGTGGAACCATAGAAGGAATTCAATCACTACTAATTGGTATATTTATTTATGCATCAATGACGATAGATGCATTCGCCATAGTTCCAGCATTACGGCAAACCCGTGTCAAATATATAGCGGATTTGGGCGCTCTAGCCAAAACGAATCCTATTTCGGCTATGACCTTCTCCATTACAATGTTCTCATACGCAGGAATACCCCCGTTAGCCGGCTTTTGTAGCAAATTCTATTTGTTCTTCGCCGCTTTGGGTTGTGGGGCTTACTTCCTAGCCCCAGTGGGAGTAGTGACTAGCGTTATAGGTCGTTGGGCGGCCGGAAGGTTGCCATGA